One part of the Leptolyngbya sp. FACHB-261 genome encodes these proteins:
- a CDS encoding response regulator transcription factor, protein MPPETKSPANTTSELPPLRVLIVEDDPMMQLGLEQSLEDIPHLTIVGQAEDGYLGVEAALKLKPDLVVMDIGLPRLDGIAATAQIKAALPEVRVVMLTSHTADTEIIAALSSGADAYCIKGASVDRLIAAITAAQEGATYLDPQIARRVIEHLKPPTPSSNVGLLSQRELEVLKLMVEGYSNPQIAEALYLSPNTVKTHVRGIMNKLAVDDRVQAAVVALRSGIV, encoded by the coding sequence ATGCCCCCTGAGACCAAGTCTCCTGCTAACACAACTTCGGAACTGCCACCACTGCGGGTCTTGATTGTCGAAGACGACCCCATGATGCAACTGGGCCTAGAGCAATCTCTAGAGGACATTCCTCATTTGACGATTGTCGGTCAGGCTGAGGATGGCTACTTAGGCGTGGAAGCAGCGCTCAAGCTGAAGCCGGATTTAGTCGTGATGGATATCGGCCTGCCACGGCTTGATGGCATTGCTGCTACGGCTCAGATTAAAGCGGCGTTGCCAGAAGTGCGCGTTGTGATGTTGACATCCCATACTGCCGATACTGAAATTATCGCTGCCCTCTCCAGCGGTGCTGATGCCTACTGCATCAAGGGCGCTAGTGTGGACCGCTTGATTGCCGCGATCACAGCAGCTCAAGAAGGGGCAACCTATTTAGATCCTCAGATTGCGCGTCGAGTGATTGAGCACCTCAAGCCGCCGACGCCAAGCAGCAACGTGGGGCTGCTCTCTCAAAGGGAATTGGAGGTGCTGAAACTGATGGTTGAAGGCTACAGTAACCCCCAGATTGCTGAAGCACTTTACCTCAGCCCCAATACTGTGAAAACTCACGTTCGTGGAATTATGAATAAACTAGCTGTCGACGATCGCGTCCAGGCAGCTGTTGTAGCCCTGCGTTCTGGAATTGTGTAA
- a CDS encoding GAF domain-containing protein yields the protein MFSDPAYLNALRDCCQDETAFQRLMQLLNAVEPMTRVAEAAVNQIWQQDKDRASNRLLQGIVQATHQLLNGEGSTIAVQQILETLGQATESDSAYFFTVRSQSEPGEPALIPQFVWQRQHTIQSNKFNQIQTELDNQFWVLSRSSLGDSYDQLLTGNCVVGEIDELPESAQRQFVLNEITSILLIPVFVEERFWGCLGFGSGLARRWFESEIEVLKTVATNLGKTTAYRQTEQALRQSGAQLQCIAANVPGVIYQVLRRSDGLRSVLFVSSGCRQLLELEPETLQADFTQIVNLIHPGDREAYEQAVNLSAQSLEPLNWEGRLKTPSGRLKWVQFASRPERQTNGNILWNGLLLDITKRKQAEEELRQSQSQNRALLDAIPDLMFRIRRDGTYIDFRAASENEFAVPSDLMLNRSVYDVLPLAVAEQRMQAIEQALQTKRLQTFEYQLLKQGNLRDYEARIVAHGEDEALAIMRDITERKQADTQLRTAVERDRLLAEMALRIRQSLDLDQILQTTVAEVRQFLQADRVFICRIDADLQGEVVVESVGSEWLPVLGAQALRLKELNTTFKQGCIQSIDDVTQVTVSPIRAQYFARYQVKASVGVSIILDDQLYGMLVAHQCSQTRHWQPFEIDLLEQLATQVAIAMQQANLFQQVQTLNTNLERQVEERTAQLQQKMQELQELNRLKDVFLHAVSHDLRTPVMGSLMVLRSLLNKPGDSVSIPRSVLERMIQGSDCQLNLINSLLETHSGQGQGAAASTEPLQLWALVQETLDEARPLLLKNQVTSINRIDLHLPPVKADPNRLRQVFENLIINAIKHNPPGLELTLAATVEGSMVRCTIHDNGVGMTEAECKDLFELYIRDSNRRRSTGLGLGLYLCRQIITAHGGQIGVTSAPQSGTTFWLTLPLAAFSNSEIPICVDC from the coding sequence ATGTTCTCTGATCCCGCTTACCTCAACGCTTTACGAGATTGCTGTCAGGACGAGACTGCTTTTCAACGGTTGATGCAACTCTTAAATGCTGTTGAGCCAATGACTCGAGTTGCCGAAGCAGCAGTGAATCAGATCTGGCAACAGGATAAAGACCGGGCATCAAATCGTTTGTTGCAGGGGATTGTTCAGGCAACTCATCAATTGCTGAATGGTGAAGGTTCTACAATTGCTGTTCAGCAAATTCTTGAGACCTTAGGACAAGCAACTGAAAGCGACAGTGCTTATTTCTTCACAGTACGTTCTCAGTCAGAGCCTGGTGAGCCAGCACTAATCCCACAATTTGTGTGGCAACGTCAGCACACAATTCAATCCAATAAATTCAACCAGATACAGACTGAGCTTGATAACCAGTTTTGGGTTCTATCACGGTCGAGTTTGGGCGATTCGTACGATCAACTTTTAACTGGCAATTGCGTAGTGGGAGAAATCGATGAATTACCTGAATCTGCCCAAAGACAATTCGTACTGAATGAAATTACCTCAATCTTACTGATTCCTGTTTTTGTGGAAGAGCGATTTTGGGGCTGCTTGGGGTTTGGCTCTGGTTTGGCACGCCGTTGGTTCGAATCTGAAATCGAAGTTTTAAAAACCGTAGCGACAAATTTGGGAAAAACTACTGCTTATCGTCAGACTGAGCAGGCTTTACGTCAAAGCGGGGCGCAGCTTCAGTGCATCGCAGCCAATGTTCCTGGTGTTATCTATCAAGTTCTACGCCGCTCTGATGGCCTTCGGTCCGTGTTGTTTGTTAGCTCTGGTTGTCGACAACTGTTAGAGCTAGAGCCTGAAACATTGCAAGCTGATTTTACCCAGATTGTTAACTTAATCCATCCAGGTGATCGTGAAGCTTATGAGCAAGCAGTAAATCTTTCTGCTCAAAGCTTAGAACCGCTTAACTGGGAGGGACGGTTGAAAACTCCCTCTGGTCGGTTGAAATGGGTACAGTTTGCATCGCGTCCGGAGAGACAAACTAATGGCAATATTCTCTGGAATGGATTGCTGCTAGACATCACTAAACGTAAGCAAGCGGAAGAAGAGCTACGGCAAAGCCAATCTCAAAATCGAGCTTTGCTGGATGCCATTCCTGACCTTATGTTTCGTATTCGCAGAGACGGTACCTATATTGATTTTAGAGCAGCTAGTGAAAACGAGTTTGCTGTGCCATCAGATCTGATGCTTAACCGAAGTGTATACGATGTTCTGCCACTGGCGGTTGCTGAACAACGGATGCAAGCGATTGAGCAGGCTCTACAAACTAAGAGGCTCCAGACCTTTGAATATCAGCTATTGAAGCAGGGCAATTTGCGTGACTATGAAGCCCGTATTGTGGCTCACGGCGAGGATGAAGCACTAGCGATCATGCGCGATATTACTGAGCGCAAACAGGCAGATACTCAACTCCGTACTGCTGTTGAGCGCGATCGGCTGCTGGCCGAGATGGCCCTTCGAATCCGGCAATCTCTGGACCTCGATCAGATTCTCCAGACAACCGTGGCAGAGGTTCGACAATTTCTTCAAGCGGATCGAGTATTTATCTGCCGAATTGATGCAGATTTGCAAGGTGAGGTAGTCGTTGAATCAGTTGGATCCGAGTGGTTACCCGTGTTAGGTGCACAGGCTCTTCGCCTCAAGGAATTAAATACAACTTTCAAACAAGGGTGCATTCAGTCCATAGATGACGTTACACAAGTAACTGTTTCCCCTATCCGTGCTCAGTATTTTGCGCGTTACCAAGTTAAGGCTAGTGTAGGTGTATCTATTATTTTAGATGATCAGTTATACGGTATGCTGGTCGCCCATCAATGCTCTCAGACCCGCCATTGGCAACCCTTTGAGATTGATTTACTGGAACAATTAGCGACCCAAGTTGCAATTGCGATGCAGCAGGCAAACTTATTCCAACAGGTTCAAACCCTCAATACAAATCTAGAGCGCCAGGTAGAGGAGCGTACTGCGCAACTCCAGCAGAAAATGCAGGAACTCCAGGAACTAAACCGGCTCAAAGATGTTTTTCTCCATGCTGTTTCCCATGACCTACGGACGCCTGTTATGGGCTCCCTGATGGTCCTGCGTAGTTTGCTAAATAAACCAGGAGACTCTGTATCAATTCCCCGTTCGGTTCTAGAGCGAATGATTCAAGGTAGTGACTGCCAGCTCAACTTAATCAACTCGCTTCTGGAGACGCACTCAGGCCAAGGCCAGGGTGCTGCCGCCTCTACCGAGCCTTTACAACTGTGGGCTTTGGTCCAGGAAACACTTGATGAGGCCCGGCCTTTACTGCTCAAAAATCAAGTGACTTCGATTAACCGAATTGACCTCCATTTACCCCCTGTCAAGGCCGATCCCAATCGCTTGCGACAGGTTTTTGAGAACTTAATTATCAACGCGATTAAACACAATCCACCGGGATTAGAGTTGACCTTGGCTGCAACCGTTGAAGGTTCAATGGTTCGCTGCACTATACATGACAACGGCGTGGGTATGACCGAAGCAGAATGCAAGGATCTATTTGAGCTTTATATTCGAGATTCTAATCGTCGCCGCTCGACTGGCCTCGGTTTAGGGCTTTACCTTTGCCGCCAAATTATTACTGCTCATGGTGGGCAGATTGGAGTAACTAGCGCGCCACAGTCTGGCACGACTTTCTGGTTAACCTTGCCACTAGCGGCTTTCTCAAACTCTGAGATACCAATTTGTGTTGACTGTTAA
- a CDS encoding amino acid ABC transporter permease — MNLDFSRILPNIPYILAGIWVTLQFTFISAFLGFIWGTVLSLFKISSIKPLYWFGMAYTSVFRGTPLILQLTLVYFATPQLVGYNITPLQAGVIAFSLNSGAYISETIRAGILAVDKGQKEAAMSLGVPYRLTMKDIILPQAFKNILPALVNESIALLKDSALVSVIGVADLLRRANIVAAEKFIYFEPLLLVGVIYYLMVITLTLGANRLERRLRRSD, encoded by the coding sequence ATGAATCTAGATTTCTCTCGAATTCTGCCTAATATTCCCTACATCTTGGCGGGAATATGGGTTACGTTGCAGTTCACCTTCATATCGGCGTTTTTGGGCTTTATCTGGGGGACTGTCCTCTCCCTATTCAAAATCTCTAGCATCAAACCGCTCTATTGGTTTGGTATGGCCTACACCTCTGTTTTTAGAGGGACGCCGCTAATTCTGCAATTAACTCTGGTCTACTTCGCAACTCCACAGCTAGTTGGCTACAATATCACCCCCCTACAGGCAGGGGTGATTGCCTTCTCACTCAACTCAGGCGCCTATATCTCAGAGACGATTCGGGCAGGTATTTTGGCAGTAGACAAGGGCCAGAAAGAAGCAGCGATGTCTTTGGGTGTGCCTTACCGTCTGACGATGAAGGATATCATCCTGCCTCAAGCTTTCAAAAACATTCTGCCTGCTCTGGTCAATGAGAGTATCGCGCTTCTCAAAGATTCAGCCCTGGTTTCAGTGATTGGTGTGGCGGATCTTCTACGCCGCGCCAACATCGTCGCAGCCGAGAAATTTATCTACTTTGAACCCCTGTTGTTAGTAGGTGTTATCTACTACCTCATGGTGATCACGTTGACTCTAGGCGCAAATCGATTAGAAAGGAGGCTTCGGCGCAGTGATTAG
- a CDS encoding SRPBCC family protein, with amino-acid sequence MSDWLEHSVQVEVDVPIELAWGLWSDLEQMPRWMKWIESVKVLPDKPDLSRWKLATGGLEFSWLSRIVNIQTHQLIQWESVDGLPNRGAIRFYDRGPSGSIVKLSVAYRVPGILKLMDDLFLGRVVESTIEADLERFRTYALADKANRTATSAGTTDN; translated from the coding sequence ATGAGCGATTGGCTAGAGCACTCAGTTCAAGTTGAAGTAGACGTCCCAATCGAGTTGGCCTGGGGTCTCTGGTCCGACCTAGAGCAAATGCCCCGTTGGATGAAGTGGATCGAATCAGTCAAGGTCCTGCCAGACAAGCCGGATCTTTCGCGCTGGAAGCTGGCAACCGGAGGGCTGGAGTTTAGCTGGCTCTCGCGCATTGTCAATATCCAGACTCACCAACTCATTCAGTGGGAGTCAGTGGACGGACTGCCTAACCGAGGAGCTATCCGCTTTTATGACCGAGGCCCGTCTGGATCAATTGTCAAACTCTCAGTTGCCTATCGCGTCCCAGGCATTCTGAAGTTGATGGATGACCTGTTTCTGGGGCGTGTGGTGGAATCCACCATCGAGGCTGACTTAGAGCGCTTTCGCACCTATGCCCTAGCTGACAAAGCCAATCGGACAGCAACCTCAGCGGGGACCACTGACAATTGA
- a CDS encoding ATP-binding cassette domain-containing protein: MIRVESLYKSFGRLKVLQDISTEIRKGEVVAIIGPSGSGKSTFLRCMNLLEVPTQGRVYIDGKDITSAKTDILKVRQRVGMVFQHFHLFPHMTTLKNVTYAPKRVKHVSSETAREQGMKLLTRVGLADKADVYPSKLSGGQKQRVAIARALAMEPEVMLFDEPTSALDPEMVKEVLEVIQSLADTGITMAIVTHEMGFARKVADRILFLDAGRLAEDAPPSEFFTHPQCERAKQFLQKML, translated from the coding sequence GTGATTAGAGTAGAAAGCCTATACAAATCTTTCGGTCGTCTTAAGGTTCTACAAGATATTTCTACTGAGATCAGAAAAGGTGAGGTGGTAGCTATTATTGGGCCTTCTGGGTCTGGTAAATCTACCTTCCTACGGTGCATGAATCTGCTTGAGGTGCCAACCCAAGGCCGGGTTTACATCGACGGTAAGGACATTACTTCAGCGAAAACGGACATCCTAAAAGTGCGGCAACGGGTGGGGATGGTGTTCCAGCACTTCCATCTGTTTCCCCATATGACCACGCTCAAGAATGTCACTTATGCCCCCAAGAGAGTTAAGCATGTGTCGAGTGAAACGGCGCGTGAGCAAGGGATGAAACTGCTGACCCGAGTTGGTCTTGCAGACAAAGCTGATGTTTACCCCTCTAAGTTGTCGGGCGGACAGAAACAACGGGTAGCAATTGCTCGGGCATTGGCGATGGAACCAGAAGTCATGCTGTTTGATGAACCGACTTCCGCCCTTGACCCTGAGATGGTGAAAGAGGTTTTAGAGGTGATTCAATCCCTCGCCGACACGGGCATCACAATGGCAATTGTGACCCACGAAATGGGCTTTGCCCGTAAAGTGGCCGATCGAATTTTGTTCTTAGACGCTGGCCGTTTGGCAGAGGACGCACCGCCCAGCGAATTTTTTACTCACCCTCAATGCGAGCGAGCTAAACAGTTCTTGCAAAAGATGCTGTAA
- a CDS encoding transporter substrate-binding domain-containing protein, translated as MVTSADYPPFESIDTASGGQIVGFDVDIANYVGEKLGYEIKVVNQDFNGLIPALQAGRADFVMAGMTPTEERLKSADFSTIYYQAKNTIVAKKGSNYINYDALAGKRVAVQLGSIQENEAKKAAEKVQGLTVVPLNRIGEIIQEIKANRIDGAIIEDTVAKGYIESNPDLEFNTVETEGPSGSAIAFPKGSPLVSDFNRVLEEMKSSGEIDRLAKKWFEKQ; from the coding sequence ATGGTTACCTCAGCTGATTACCCCCCTTTTGAGTCAATCGACACAGCCAGTGGCGGTCAGATTGTTGGTTTTGATGTTGACATTGCTAATTACGTTGGCGAAAAGCTGGGGTATGAAATCAAGGTTGTCAACCAAGACTTCAATGGTCTGATCCCTGCTCTACAAGCTGGACGGGCTGACTTTGTGATGGCTGGTATGACTCCAACTGAAGAGCGTTTGAAGAGTGCTGACTTCTCAACGATCTACTACCAGGCTAAGAACACTATTGTTGCTAAAAAAGGCAGCAACTACATCAATTATGATGCTCTTGCTGGTAAGAGGGTAGCCGTTCAGTTAGGTTCAATCCAGGAGAACGAGGCGAAGAAAGCGGCTGAAAAAGTTCAAGGGCTGACTGTTGTACCGCTCAACCGGATTGGCGAAATTATCCAAGAAATCAAAGCAAACCGTATTGACGGAGCCATTATTGAGGACACAGTTGCCAAAGGCTACATAGAATCTAACCCAGATCTAGAATTCAATACTGTCGAGACAGAAGGTCCTTCAGGTTCTGCGATTGCCTTTCCTAAGGGCTCACCGCTGGTAAGCGACTTTAATCGAGTTCTTGAGGAGATGAAGTCCAGTGGCGAGATTGACCGACTGGCAAAGAAGTGGTTTGAAAAGCAGTAG
- the bchH gene encoding magnesium chelatase subunit H: MKKLVLITGFESFNTGLYVQAAQLARSGCPELEIQVFNDRDLSSRPTEVEAALQEADVFFGSLLFDYDQVQWLRERLQTVPIRLVFESALELMSLTRLGQFVIGDKPKGMPKPVKFLLDKFGSGREEDKLAGYLSFLKVGPKLLKFVPVQKVQDLRNWLIIYGYWNAGGTENVAAMCWVLAEKYLDLKVQEIPPVQETPNMGLLHPDYTGYFATPQAYLDWYYHQSQSRNAPVIGILLYRKHVITHQPYIPQLIRRFEQAGLVPLPIFINGVEGHVAVRDWLTTEYEQQQWALGNAEIKSLIPEAARVDAIISTIGFPLVGGPAGSMEAGRQVEVAKRILSAKNVPYFVSAPLLIQDIHSWTRQGVGGLQSVVLYALPELDGAIDPVPLGGLVGDQIYLVPERVSRLIGRVKSWVLLRQKPVEERKIAIVLYNFPPGYGATGTAALLNVPRSLVKFLQALKAAGYAVGEIPEDGEELIARVKAADEALENTTTVSSRTLEHWLGYLLARRVEKQWGSLDSSQQLKSQSGEFLLGGVQLGNVWLGVQPPLGISGDPMRLMFERDLTPHPQYAAFYKWLQQGWEADAVVHFGMHGTAEWLPGSPLGNTGYSWSDILIGNLPNLYIYAANNPSESILAKRRGYGVLISHNVPPYGRAGLYKELVALRDLIAEYREDPDKNYALKEVILKKLIDTGLAADCPFEEAKKLGIALTPENVRLFSQGAFNRYLIELYQYLQVLENRLFSSGLHTLGEAPNEQAIQSYLDAYQETDSDPDVANQIRTLLGQTTDEITNLIRGLNGEYVPPAPGGDLLRDGPGVLPTGRNIHALDPYRMPSPGAFERGREIARKLLAQHLAENSTYPETVAVMLWGLDAIKTRGESLGIILELVGAEPLKEQTGRIVRYELMPLAQLGRPRIDVLTNLSGIFRDSFANILELLDDLFRRAGEADEPPEQNFVRKHVLDLQAKGIKGATARLFSNPAGDFGSLVNDQVVAGNWENGKELADTWRSRNVFSYGRQDKGQARPEVLDTLLQTTGRIVQEIDSVEYGLTDIQEYYANTGGLKKAAELQQNRKVTASFVESFSKDTTPRNLESLLRIEYRTRLLNPKWAEQMAAQGSGGAYEISQRMTALIGWGGTADFQEHWVYDQAAETYAFDAAMAEKLREANPEAFRNIVGRLIEANGRGFWQPNEATINQLRNLYDQTEQELEGVTS, translated from the coding sequence ATGAAGAAACTTGTACTGATCACGGGTTTTGAGTCGTTCAACACTGGGCTATATGTCCAAGCGGCTCAACTAGCTCGTAGTGGCTGTCCAGAGCTAGAGATCCAGGTCTTCAACGACCGGGATCTCAGCAGTCGCCCGACAGAAGTTGAAGCAGCGTTGCAGGAGGCGGATGTCTTCTTTGGCAGTTTGCTATTCGACTATGACCAAGTGCAGTGGCTACGAGAGCGGCTGCAAACTGTCCCAATTCGTCTGGTGTTTGAGTCGGCCCTGGAGCTGATGAGCCTGACCCGCTTGGGCCAGTTCGTAATCGGAGACAAGCCCAAGGGCATGCCCAAGCCCGTCAAGTTTCTACTGGATAAGTTTGGCAGTGGGCGTGAAGAGGACAAGCTAGCAGGCTACCTCAGCTTTCTGAAAGTGGGTCCCAAGTTGCTCAAATTCGTGCCGGTGCAAAAGGTTCAAGACCTGCGTAATTGGCTGATTATTTACGGTTACTGGAATGCAGGCGGAACTGAGAATGTCGCTGCAATGTGTTGGGTGCTAGCGGAGAAGTACCTAGACCTGAAGGTACAGGAAATTCCACCTGTCCAAGAAACGCCCAATATGGGTCTGCTGCACCCAGATTATACGGGCTATTTTGCTACGCCTCAGGCTTATTTGGACTGGTACTACCACCAATCACAATCTCGCAACGCGCCAGTCATTGGCATATTGCTCTATCGGAAGCATGTTATTACCCATCAGCCTTACATTCCCCAATTGATCCGACGCTTTGAACAGGCTGGTTTAGTGCCACTTCCAATTTTTATCAATGGTGTGGAAGGGCATGTGGCGGTGCGTGACTGGCTAACCACTGAGTACGAGCAGCAGCAATGGGCATTAGGCAATGCTGAAATTAAATCGCTGATTCCTGAAGCGGCTCGGGTTGATGCAATTATTTCAACGATTGGTTTTCCACTAGTGGGCGGACCTGCAGGTTCGATGGAAGCAGGGCGGCAAGTTGAAGTTGCTAAACGCATTCTTAGTGCTAAAAATGTGCCCTATTTTGTGTCTGCGCCTCTATTGATTCAAGACATTCACTCCTGGACGCGGCAAGGCGTGGGTGGCTTGCAAAGTGTGGTGCTCTACGCGTTGCCAGAGCTGGATGGAGCGATTGATCCAGTACCCCTAGGTGGCTTAGTTGGCGATCAAATTTATCTAGTGCCAGAGCGGGTTTCTCGCTTGATTGGTCGCGTCAAAAGCTGGGTATTGCTGCGACAAAAACCGGTTGAGGAACGCAAGATTGCCATCGTTCTCTATAACTTTCCGCCGGGTTATGGAGCTACCGGCACGGCTGCGCTCCTCAACGTGCCGCGTTCGCTAGTGAAGTTTCTGCAAGCGCTGAAAGCTGCAGGTTATGCGGTGGGCGAGATCCCAGAAGATGGTGAAGAACTGATTGCTCGGGTCAAAGCAGCAGACGAAGCCTTAGAAAATACCACGACCGTGAGCAGTCGCACTTTAGAGCATTGGCTAGGCTATTTACTCGCCCGTCGCGTTGAAAAACAGTGGGGTTCTCTAGACAGTTCGCAACAGCTTAAAAGTCAGTCTGGAGAGTTTTTACTGGGCGGGGTGCAACTGGGCAATGTATGGCTCGGCGTTCAACCCCCGCTTGGTATTTCTGGCGACCCAATGCGCCTGATGTTTGAGCGCGATTTGACGCCTCACCCACAATATGCGGCGTTTTATAAGTGGCTTCAGCAGGGTTGGGAGGCTGATGCCGTCGTGCACTTCGGTATGCATGGTACCGCTGAATGGCTACCAGGTTCACCCTTGGGTAACACGGGCTATTCCTGGTCGGATATTCTAATTGGCAACCTACCGAATTTATACATCTACGCTGCTAATAACCCTTCTGAATCTATCCTGGCTAAGCGGCGTGGCTATGGTGTTTTAATTTCACACAATGTGCCACCCTACGGACGAGCAGGTCTTTATAAGGAACTTGTTGCTCTGCGGGATCTGATTGCCGAATATCGCGAAGATCCGGATAAGAACTATGCTCTCAAAGAGGTGATTCTCAAAAAGCTTATAGACACCGGCTTAGCAGCTGATTGTCCATTCGAGGAAGCGAAAAAGTTAGGCATTGCTCTCACTCCCGAAAATGTCAGATTATTCAGTCAAGGAGCCTTTAACCGCTATCTCATTGAGCTGTATCAGTACTTACAAGTGCTTGAGAATCGCCTCTTTTCCTCAGGACTGCACACACTGGGCGAGGCGCCAAACGAGCAGGCAATTCAAAGCTATTTAGATGCCTACCAGGAGACTGATTCAGATCCCGATGTTGCCAACCAGATTCGCACCCTACTGGGCCAAACAACTGATGAGATCACCAATCTAATCAGGGGCTTGAATGGAGAGTATGTACCCCCTGCCCCTGGCGGTGATCTCCTGCGGGATGGTCCAGGCGTACTGCCGACCGGACGCAATATTCATGCCCTTGATCCCTACCGCATGCCCTCACCGGGGGCGTTTGAAAGAGGTCGGGAAATTGCTCGCAAGCTTCTGGCACAGCACCTCGCAGAAAATAGTACCTATCCTGAAACGGTTGCCGTGATGCTTTGGGGCTTAGATGCGATCAAAACTCGGGGTGAATCACTAGGCATCATTTTGGAGTTGGTAGGTGCTGAACCCCTCAAAGAGCAAACAGGACGCATCGTGCGTTATGAGCTGATGCCCCTAGCGCAATTAGGCCGTCCCCGTATTGATGTTTTGACTAATCTGTCTGGTATTTTTCGGGATAGCTTTGCCAATATCTTGGAGTTATTGGACGATCTGTTTCGTCGTGCGGGCGAGGCAGATGAACCGCCCGAGCAAAATTTTGTGCGTAAGCATGTTTTAGACCTTCAAGCTAAAGGCATTAAGGGGGCAACAGCGCGGCTGTTCTCGAACCCTGCAGGGGACTTTGGTTCCCTTGTGAATGATCAAGTCGTTGCAGGCAACTGGGAAAATGGCAAAGAACTTGCAGACACATGGCGCAGTCGCAATGTGTTTAGCTACGGTCGTCAGGACAAGGGGCAAGCCCGACCAGAAGTCTTAGATACACTCTTACAAACCACGGGTCGCATTGTCCAAGAGATTGACTCGGTGGAGTATGGCTTGACCGATATTCAGGAATACTATGCCAATACCGGTGGGCTTAAAAAAGCAGCCGAACTCCAGCAAAATCGAAAAGTCACCGCCAGCTTTGTCGAAAGTTTCTCCAAGGACACTACCCCCCGCAATCTCGAAAGTTTATTGCGCATCGAATACCGCACTCGCCTGCTCAATCCCAAATGGGCAGAACAAATGGCGGCCCAAGGTTCCGGTGGTGCTTATGAAATATCTCAACGCATGACTGCTTTGATTGGCTGGGGTGGCACGGCTGATTTTCAAGAGCATTGGGTCTACGATCAGGCCGCAGAAACCTATGCTTTCGATGCAGCAATGGCTGAGAAGCTACGCGAAGCTAACCCTGAAGCCTTCCGCAATATCGTAGGACGTTTGATTGAGGCGAACGGTCGTGGCTTCTGGCAGCCGAACGAAGCCACAATTAATCAGCTGCGCAATCTCTATGACCAAACCGAGCAAGAGTTAGAGGGCGTGACCTCTTAA
- a CDS encoding aldo/keto reductase, which yields MVKMRQLGKNGPTVSGLGLGCMGMSEFYGSADEQASISTVHRALELGINFLDTADMYGVGQNEELIGKAIRDRRDRVVLATKFGNVRGTDGSFQGINGRPGYVRSACEASLQRLGIEVIDLYYQHRVDPNTPIEETVGAMAELVREGKVRFLGLSEASPQTIQRAQAVHPIAALQSEYSLWSRDPEDEILPTIRELGIGFVAYSPLGRGFLTGQIQKPEDLAEDDWRRHSPRFQGDNFKQNLELVQRISEIASEKGCKPSQLALAWVLAQGEDIVPIPGTKRQNYLEENVAALTVDLTTEDLARIEAVAPHGAAAGTRYPEAAMQTLNL from the coding sequence ATGGTCAAGATGCGCCAACTGGGTAAGAATGGTCCTACTGTTTCAGGCCTTGGGCTAGGCTGCATGGGGATGTCTGAGTTCTATGGCAGTGCTGATGAACAGGCATCAATTTCAACTGTGCACCGAGCGCTAGAACTGGGTATCAATTTTCTCGATACTGCCGACATGTACGGGGTCGGCCAGAATGAAGAACTGATTGGCAAGGCCATTCGAGACCGCCGTGACCGGGTTGTTTTAGCCACCAAATTCGGTAATGTACGCGGCACTGATGGTAGCTTCCAGGGCATTAACGGACGGCCCGGATACGTCCGCTCAGCCTGTGAGGCTAGCCTACAGCGTCTAGGGATAGAGGTGATCGATTTGTACTATCAACACCGGGTTGATCCTAACACCCCGATTGAAGAGACAGTGGGAGCAATGGCGGAACTCGTCCGCGAAGGCAAAGTGCGTTTTTTGGGTCTCTCGGAAGCCTCACCCCAAACAATCCAGCGTGCTCAGGCTGTACATCCCATTGCAGCTTTGCAGAGTGAATACTCGTTGTGGAGCCGCGATCCAGAAGACGAAATTCTACCCACTATTCGTGAGTTAGGCATTGGCTTTGTGGCTTATAGCCCACTAGGACGAGGCTTTCTCACAGGACAGATTCAAAAACCTGAAGACTTAGCTGAGGATGATTGGCGGCGTCATTCACCCCGTTTTCAAGGCGATAACTTTAAGCAAAACTTAGAACTGGTGCAACGCATTAGTGAGATTGCGTCTGAGAAAGGCTGTAAACCATCTCAACTAGCCCTTGCTTGGGTCTTGGCTCAAGGAGAAGATATTGTTCCAATTCCCGGTACCAAACGGCAGAACTATCTGGAAGAGAACGTAGCGGCTTTAACAGTGGATTTAACCACTGAAGATCTGGCTCGGATTGAGGCAGTTGCTCCTCATGGGGCTGCTGCTGGCACACGCTATCCGGAAGCAGCTATGCAAACTCTGAATCTTTAA